Genomic DNA from Actinomycetota bacterium:
CCTTCCAGGACTTCGTGACCGCCATGCGCGAGCTCGAGGGCGAGGACGCCACCGAGCGGTGGCTGAAGGCGATGGCGGCCAACAAGGCGCGGACCTACGCCAACAACAACGCCATCGTCGAGGCGGTCAGCCGCGGCGAGATCGAGATGGGGCTGGTCAACCACTACTACAACTACCGGTTCAAGCAGGAGAACCCCTTCACTCCCAGCCGCAACCACATCTTCGCCGACGGCGACGTCGGCGCCCTGGTGATCCCGTCCACGGCCAGCGTGCTGGCCGGGACCGACAAGGCCGAGGAGGCCGGGCGCTTCGTGGACTTCCTGCTCTCGGCCGAGTCGCAGCGCTACTTCAGCGACCAGACCTTCGAGTACCCGCTGGCCGCCGGCATCCCCGCCGCCTCCGGGCTGCCGCCGCTGGCCAGCCTGAAGTCCCCCGAGGTCGACGTGGACTCCCTCGGCGGCGGCCTGGAGCGAACGGTGGAGCTGATCCGGTCCAGTGGCTTCAACGGCGTCTGACCGCCGTACCGCCCGGCCCGGGGCGGACCGCCGGCCCGCC
This window encodes:
- a CDS encoding iron ABC transporter substrate-binding protein yields the protein MSRKTAIVALALLLAVVPAGCGGARDALTIYSGRTQNLIGPLLERFNKETGIAIDVKYGDSAELALLLAEEGDRSPADVFLSQSPGATGFLTGKGVMGQLEASVLDKVDPRFRNADGRWVGVSGRQRVLVYNAEEVPRSELPDSVLELTDARYAGKVALAPSNGSFQDFVTAMRELEGEDATERWLKAMAANKARTYANNNAIVEAVSRGEIEMGLVNHYYNYRFKQENPFTPSRNHIFADGDVGALVIPSTASVLAGTDKAEEAGRFVDFLLSAESQRYFSDQTFEYPLAAGIPAASGLPPLASLKSPEVDVDSLGGGLERTVELIRSSGFNGV